A window of Parambassis ranga chromosome 10, fParRan2.1, whole genome shotgun sequence contains these coding sequences:
- the lpar4 gene encoding lysophosphatidic acid receptor 4 yields the protein MASLVINETGLENCGIDDSFKYNLYSVVYSVVFVLGLITNCAALFVFCFRMKMRNETTMFMTNLALSDLVFVFTLPFKVFYNVNRHWPFGDGLCKVSGTAFITNIYGSMLFLTCISVDRFLAIVYPFRSRSIRTRRNAALVCAAVWLTIVGGGISVTFFSTINSTNRATTCFEGFSKKTWRTYLSKITIFIEIVGFLLPLLANLVCSSLVLRTLRRPVTAGHGCDSKKRVLRMILVHLGIFIICFVPYNSILFLYALVRTQALANCAVERFARTLYPITLCLASLNCCLDPVVYYFTSESFQKSLTLGGKGSGSRPESIPRSDTETQDTANTLPRDTHTVASNGKEAKTSESQF from the exons ATGGCCAGCCTGGTGATCAATGAGACCGGACTAGAGAACTGTGGGATTGACGACTCCTTCAAGTACAACTTGTACTCTGTGGTTTACAGTGTGGTGTTTGTCTTAGGCCTGATAACCAACTGCGCTGCCCTCTTCGTGTTCTGTTTCCGGATGAAGATGCGCAATGAGACCACCATGTTTATGACTAACTTAGCTTTATCAGATTTAGTGTTTGTCTTCACGCTACCATTTAAGGTCTTCTACAATGTTAACCGTCACTGGCCCTTTGGAGATGGATTGTGTAAGGTTTCGGGGACAGCCTTCATCACCAACATCTACGGCAGCATGCTCTTCCTCACCTGCATCAGTGTTGATCGCTTCCTTGCCATAGTCTACCCTTTCCGCTCACGTTCCATCCGCACACGCAGGAATGCGGCGCTGGTGTGTGCCGCCGTGTGGCTGACCATCGTGGGAGGAGGGATATCAGTGACATTCTTCTCCACCATCAACAGCACCAACAGAGCCACCACCTGCTTTGAGGGTTTTTCAAAGAAAACCTGGAGGACCTACCTGTCCAAAATCACCATCTTTATTGAG ATTGTGggcttcctcctccccctcctggcCAACTTGGTGTGCTCCTCGCTGGTTCTGCGGACGCTGCGTCGCCCAGTGACTGCTGGCCATGGCTGTGACAGCAAGAAACGCGTCCTACGGATGATTCTGGTCCATCTGGGGATCTTCATCATCTGCTTTGTCCCTTACAACTCTATCCTCTTCCTGTATGCACTGGTGCGAACCCAGGCCCTGGCTAACTGTGCAGTGGAGCGCTTTGCTCGAACACTTTACCCCATCACTCTGTGCCTGGCCAGTCTCAACTGCTGCCTGGACCCCGTGGTCTACTACTTCACCTCAGAGAGCTTCCAGAAAAGTCTGACCCTGGGGGGCAAAGGGTCCGGCTCTCGGCCTGAGAGCATCCCCCGCAGCGACACTGAAACCCAGGACACAGCAAACACTCTCCccagagatacacacactgttGCCAGCAatggaaaagaagcaaagacatcTGAGAGTCAATTCTGA
- the p2ry10 gene encoding putative P2Y purinoceptor 10 isoform X1 — MISTLYSSSGASHSRGLLDHLSPTQMLQHGCYDIKDLSKCLCEIKMVLNVTERYLHNSSTSCGHNFTSWEQSMEKMYTYFYLLLFVPGLLLNTTALWVLCRHISKKTKAVIFMINLALADLAHILSLPLRIYYYFTHTWPFGKGACLFCFYLKYLNMYAAIVFLVCISVQRCAFLLDPFSARRWRRRYDLLISVIVWVVVGLACSPFILMRSSSSSLNVSVHTVTNTSFTLEATSTQQPVAFTKLLMQTVSTDPGSRFKTSKSSCFKDLPMRRLPLSLVVTMTTLAELFGFLLPFVCITYSSVRIAWSLNHRETQDQPNNNPGCSRLQSVTSTSQTDKYQEKQANREKRRALRMVLSCSALFLFCFAPYHLNFMLYMMVSQGILSHCSTNLAVLQFHPVSLCLASSSCCLNPLLYYFLTAEFRMHLTRRTSSFSSSLLSSPTPSSPTRRPVQQRLMSMESSCSERE, encoded by the exons ATGATAAGCACG CTCTATAGTTCATCAGGAGCATCACACTCTAGAGGATTGTTGGACCACTTGTCTCCCACACAAATGCTACAACATG gatGTTATGACATAAAGGACTTATCTAAGTGTCTGTGCGAGATCAAAATGGTTTTGAACGTGACTGAGCGTTACTTGCACAACTCCTCCACAAGTTGTGGCCACAATTTTACAAGCTGGGAACAGAGCATGGAGAAGATGTACACCTACTTCTACCTGCTGCTCTTCGTCCCCGGGCTGCTGCTCAACACCACTGCTCTCTGGgtcctctgcagacacattag TAAGAAGACAAAGGCCGTGATCTTCATGATAAACCTGGCTTTAGCAGACCTGGCCCACATCCTCTCTCTGCCCCTCAGGATTTATTATTACTTCACACATACCTGGCCATTCGGTAAAGGCGCCTGCTTGTTCTGCTTCTACCTGAAATACCTGAACATGTACGCTGCTATAGTGTTCCTG gtgtgtATAAGCGTGCAGAGGTGTGCCTTCCTGCTTGACCCGTTCTCTGCTCGTCGGTGGAGGCGTCGTTATGACCTGCTGATCAGTGTTATCGTATGGGTGGTGGTTGGCCTGGCCTGTTCCCCTTTCATcctgatgaggagcagcagcagcagtctcaACGTCAGCgtacacacagtcacaaacacGTCCTTCACTCTGGAGGCCACCTCCACCCAACAGCCCGTAGCTTTCACCAAGCTCTTAATGCAAACAGTGAGCACGGACCCTGGCAGCAGATTCAAAACCAGTAAATCTAGCTGTTTTAAGGACTTGCCCATGCGTCGCCTGCCCCTGTCTTTGGTGGTCACCATGACGACGCTTGCTGAGCTGTTTGGTTTCTTGCTTCCTTTTGTCTGCATCACTTACAGCTCCGTCCGCATCGCCTGGTCCCTGAATCACAGAGAGACCCAGGATCAACCGAACAACAACCCTGGATGCAGCCGGCTGCAGTCAGTCACCTCCACCTCTCAGACAGACAAATATCAAGAAAAGCAGGCAAACAGGGAGAAGCGACGCGCCCTGCGGATGGTGttgagctgctctgctctctttctgttctgttttgctCCGTATCACCTGAACTTTATGCTCTATATGATGGTGTCACAGGGCATCCTGTCCCACTGTTCCACCAACCTGGCCGTGCTTCAGTTCCaccctgtgtctctgtgcctggcgagctccagctgctgcctcaACCCTCTGCTATATTATTTTCTAACAGCTGAATTCAGAATGCACCTCACCAGGCgcacctcctctttctcctcctcactcctctcctcccctaCTCCCAGCTCCCCAACCAGGCGCCCCGTGCAGCAAAGACTGATGAGCATGGAGAGCAGCTGCTCTGAGAGGGAGTAG
- the p2ry10 gene encoding putative P2Y purinoceptor 10 isoform X2, whose product MVLNVTERYLHNSSTSCGHNFTSWEQSMEKMYTYFYLLLFVPGLLLNTTALWVLCRHISKKTKAVIFMINLALADLAHILSLPLRIYYYFTHTWPFGKGACLFCFYLKYLNMYAAIVFLVCISVQRCAFLLDPFSARRWRRRYDLLISVIVWVVVGLACSPFILMRSSSSSLNVSVHTVTNTSFTLEATSTQQPVAFTKLLMQTVSTDPGSRFKTSKSSCFKDLPMRRLPLSLVVTMTTLAELFGFLLPFVCITYSSVRIAWSLNHRETQDQPNNNPGCSRLQSVTSTSQTDKYQEKQANREKRRALRMVLSCSALFLFCFAPYHLNFMLYMMVSQGILSHCSTNLAVLQFHPVSLCLASSSCCLNPLLYYFLTAEFRMHLTRRTSSFSSSLLSSPTPSSPTRRPVQQRLMSMESSCSERE is encoded by the exons ATGGTTTTGAACGTGACTGAGCGTTACTTGCACAACTCCTCCACAAGTTGTGGCCACAATTTTACAAGCTGGGAACAGAGCATGGAGAAGATGTACACCTACTTCTACCTGCTGCTCTTCGTCCCCGGGCTGCTGCTCAACACCACTGCTCTCTGGgtcctctgcagacacattag TAAGAAGACAAAGGCCGTGATCTTCATGATAAACCTGGCTTTAGCAGACCTGGCCCACATCCTCTCTCTGCCCCTCAGGATTTATTATTACTTCACACATACCTGGCCATTCGGTAAAGGCGCCTGCTTGTTCTGCTTCTACCTGAAATACCTGAACATGTACGCTGCTATAGTGTTCCTG gtgtgtATAAGCGTGCAGAGGTGTGCCTTCCTGCTTGACCCGTTCTCTGCTCGTCGGTGGAGGCGTCGTTATGACCTGCTGATCAGTGTTATCGTATGGGTGGTGGTTGGCCTGGCCTGTTCCCCTTTCATcctgatgaggagcagcagcagcagtctcaACGTCAGCgtacacacagtcacaaacacGTCCTTCACTCTGGAGGCCACCTCCACCCAACAGCCCGTAGCTTTCACCAAGCTCTTAATGCAAACAGTGAGCACGGACCCTGGCAGCAGATTCAAAACCAGTAAATCTAGCTGTTTTAAGGACTTGCCCATGCGTCGCCTGCCCCTGTCTTTGGTGGTCACCATGACGACGCTTGCTGAGCTGTTTGGTTTCTTGCTTCCTTTTGTCTGCATCACTTACAGCTCCGTCCGCATCGCCTGGTCCCTGAATCACAGAGAGACCCAGGATCAACCGAACAACAACCCTGGATGCAGCCGGCTGCAGTCAGTCACCTCCACCTCTCAGACAGACAAATATCAAGAAAAGCAGGCAAACAGGGAGAAGCGACGCGCCCTGCGGATGGTGttgagctgctctgctctctttctgttctgttttgctCCGTATCACCTGAACTTTATGCTCTATATGATGGTGTCACAGGGCATCCTGTCCCACTGTTCCACCAACCTGGCCGTGCTTCAGTTCCaccctgtgtctctgtgcctggcgagctccagctgctgcctcaACCCTCTGCTATATTATTTTCTAACAGCTGAATTCAGAATGCACCTCACCAGGCgcacctcctctttctcctcctcactcctctcctcccctaCTCCCAGCTCCCCAACCAGGCGCCCCGTGCAGCAAAGACTGATGAGCATGGAGAGCAGCTGCTCTGAGAGGGAGTAG